Below is a genomic region from Sutterella megalosphaeroides.
AGAATTTGAGAAGCCGCTCCGCCGTGATCACGACTTCGGACCGCGCGGCCGAGAGGGCCGTGACGGGAGCAAGCAGGTTTTCGGGCGTCTCGAGCTTCACTTCGGCGGGAAGTTCGGGGGCGGCGTCGGAAGGAAGCAGCCGATCGGTAAGGCGCGCAACGGGTCCCAAAACGCACAGCCCCGCCGCACCGATTGCGGCGTTGAGAAGAAGGTGAAAGTCGACGAGCTTCGCGCCCGAGTCCACAAACCCCTTCAAGGGTTCTGAGAAAACGTAGAGAAGAAGGCCCGCAATCGTCACGCCCGCCGCACGGAAAACGAGGTTTCCCGTCGGAGCGCGCCGCGCGACGGGAGAGCCCGCGGCGGTCGAAACGGACGCCAAGAGCGCACTCCCGAGGTTCGCGCCCGCCACGACCCAAAGGCCCGCGTAGGGGTCGATCACACCCGACGTGACGGCGCCTGCCGCCACCGCCACAACGGCGAGACTCGAAAAGCATACGAAGGCGAGCGCCGCACCGAGAAGCCCCGAGAGGAGGGGATTCGCTCCGATCGTCTGAAGCGCGGCAAGCAGCACTTCGCTTTCTTTGACGGGTTCCGTCGCGGCGACGATCGTTTTGAGGGCCATCATCACGAAGGCAAGCCCCAGGAGCACCCGACCGAACTGGCCCACGCGCGTGTCCGGCCGCCGCACGAACGGAATCACCCCGAGGATCGTGAGAAACGGAACCGCGATCGAGAGGTCGAACGAGAGAAGCCGCACGACGAAGGCGCTCCCGAGGTCGGCGCCGAGCACGCACGCAAGCGCCGTCGCGGTCGTGACGAGCCCCTTTTGCTGCAGACCCGCAACGAGCAGGGCCGACGCGGTCGAGCTCTGCAAAAGCGTCGCGAGGCCGAACCCCGCTGCAAAACCCTTCGCCCGGTTCGTGAGCCGCACCGAGAGCCACGTGCGAAGCGAATCTCCGAACGTGCGCAGGATCCCGCTTTTGACCATGTAGAGACCCCACACGAGAAGTGCGACGCCGCCTGCGAGCGTAATGAGTCCGTGCATGCCGTTCCTCCGATGCGAATTTACTGAGCCGAGGCCTCACGCGGGCCTTTCGGTTTCAAGCGGAATCTTCTCCACCCGGCGCATGCCCGCGCGCTCGCGCCAGGCGGCAATCCACCCGTCGAGGATGACGGTGTCGTCGACGACCGCCTCCACGCGCCAGGCACCGTCGGGCAGCGTTTCGAACGAGGTCTGCCCGACAAAGGGCGTTTCTTTGAGGTTCCGTGCGGTTTCGGCGCTCGTGAATTCGAGAATCAGGCGGATTTTTCCTCGGTTTGCGTAGTTGAAGTGACGTTGTGCCACGTAGCTGTCGAGGTCGAACCCTTCGGGCCGATCGACCGGGCAGTCGAGGATTTCGGCATCGAGCAGGCGGTGAAGCGCCAGGTGCCGCACGTCGTCGTACCCTTCGAAGCGACATACCAAATAGAGACGCACGTCCTGCTGCACGAGACCGAGGGGCGACACCGCCGCTTCGCGTTCCTCGTCGCGGACGTTGCGGTAGCGGATTCGGAGCTTCACGTCTTTGTAGAGCGCTTCGCTCACGACGTCGAAAATGCGCGGTTTGATGTCGGGCGGTACCATCGGAACGGTGCTCGAAACGAAGGACACTTTTTTGAGCCAGGCGTTCGCGCGGGACGCTTCGTCGCGCGAGGCCGTAGCGTCGATCGCGGCGTCAAAAAGGGGCGCAAGGGCGTCGGTCAGTTCGCGCGGCAGTTGGTAGCGCAAATGCTCGCGTGCGAGGCGCAGAAGGAGCCCCTCGTGCGGCAGCAAACTCGCAAAGGTCGTGTCGTTTCCGGTGTCCGTTCGCCGATAGCCGTAGGGCTTCGATCCCGTTCGGCATTCGACTCCGAGGTCGGGTGAGGAGCTCAACGCCTTCAGATAGCGCTGCAGCCGTCGGGGCGACATTTCGATCCCCGCGGCCGAAAGCTGTCGGCGCAGTTCCGTCGACGAAATCCAACGCGCGCGGGGAATGCGCCTCAGAATCGACAGGTAGATCAAGGTGTCGCTCGAGGGAGCGAGATCGTCGACGGACATCGGGATGGCCTCCGGGAAAAGGAACGATGAAAAGCCTATTGTAGGGGGCTCGGGCCGATGTCGCGATCCGCCGCGACGGCGCATAACGGCGCATACTTGGCGAATCCCTTATAGAAATCCCGACCGACGTCCCTCGCGCCGGTCGAAACCGCACCGGAGAAACAAAAATGCTTGCAGGAAAACCGTTGATCGGTCTCACGCCCGCCCGTTTTCGCGAGGCTGGTGTCGTCGGAACGCGTGCCGGCTACGAAGAGAGCATCCGCGCCGCGGGCGGCGTGCCGCTCGTTCTGCCTTTTGCCGAAGAGGCCGTGCTCGACGCGCTCTTCGAAGAGCTTGACGGCCTGTTGCTTACGGGCGGCGTCGACGTCGACCCGAGGCTCTACGGCGAGACGCCGCAACCCGAGTGCGGCCCCATTGAGACGGAGCGCGACCGACTCGAACTCCAACTCATTCGCAAGGCCTGGGAAAAAGACCTTCCGATTCTTGCCGTTTGCCGCGGCGCGCAGATCCTCAACGCGGCGATGGGCGGGACGCTCTACCAGGATTTGCCTTCAGAGCTCGGTCTTCCGCCCGAGCGTCACTCTCGACGCGATGCCGAATCCCTTCTCGTGCACGAAGTTCGGACGGTTCCGGGTACTCGGATTTCCGAATGGTCGGGTACGCAACTCGGCGTCAACTCGCTCCATCACCAGGCCGTCAAGCGGCTCGCTCCCGTCTTCGTGCCCGCGGCCTATTCGGCGGAAGACGACGTGCTCGAAGGGTTCGAGGCGCCCGAGAAGCGCTTCGTCATTGCGGTTCAATGGCATCCCGAACGCCTGAGCACCCGACAGGGCGAAGCGGCACGACTTTTCGAGGAGTTCGTCAAGGCATGCGCGAACGAGTGACCCGGGCTCGGCCGTAACCCGCCGCACCGCAAGCACCTCAACCCCCTCTCGGGCTCGCGACTCCGCCCAACCGCGGAAGCCGCTCCCGAAAACCCGAAATCGCACCGGAAGCGCGATTTCCGCGCCTCATTTTTGAACTGTATAATCGATGTTTGTATTGGCATTCAAAGGACACCCGATGACACGCCTCAAACCCGACTCACGCATCGACTTGTCTCCAACCGGAGGGGCGCCGACCCCGGCTTCGGCTTCGAGCCCGAGTGAGACTCCGACACCCGACACCCCCACGGTCGCAGGGCCCGAAACGGGGCGGGGGAAGGTTGTATACAAAGAGGCGATCACAGAGGCGGTCGGAGACGCCGAAAGCGAGGAGGGCGGGACGTCGATTCTCGATGCATCGGCGAATGGGCTCCCGATCGAAGCCGACTTCGATGAGGAGGACGATGCACTCGATTCCGTTCGCGTCGGATCGCGTGCGGCCGACTATCGGGCCAAAACCAAAGCGCTCAAGAAGCGGTTCCCCGGGGTCATCATCGTGCCGGGCGTCGACGTACTCGGCGACTACCTTCGTCATCACACGTGGAGTACGCTCGACTGTCTGGAGGTCTTTCCCTGGACGCGGTGGCTCTTTTCGAAGACGGCGATGCTCGAAGTGCCCTTCATCCTCAATACGACCGAAGTGGCGAAGCGCTGGCCCGAGGCCGCGGCCGCCCTCGGGAAAACCGCGAGAAACGCCCGCATGCTCTTCGACCCCGAAGACCTTCATGCGTGGTTCGCGCGGCGGCTTCGCACCTCGGTGCAGCAGGTGCTCGTTCCCGTCTCGATGTTGGCGCAGCAGCCCGAGGCGTTGCGGCAGCGGTTCCTCGAATTGTGGGACGAAAGGCTCTCGGCATTTTACGAGCGCGAGCGCCCCGTTTCGCGTCGCAACGCGCGCACGGAGAAAAATCCAGCGTTTCTCGGGGGCTGGGGCCTCGAAGACTGGGTGAAGCCCGACTACCGGGAGCTCCTTTGGACCTGGAAGGAGGAAAACGACGCGCTGGCAGAGCGGCAGGGCGTCAAGCCCAACCGCGTCAGGTACGAAAGCATTGAGGTGCCTTTCCCGACCGACAAGCTCCCCCGCATGCTCGGGCAGACGGCAGTCTCGAAGACGCGTGCCTACGATTCGAAGGACGT
It encodes:
- a CDS encoding gamma-glutamyl-gamma-aminobutyrate hydrolase family protein, with the translated sequence MLAGKPLIGLTPARFREAGVVGTRAGYEESIRAAGGVPLVLPFAEEAVLDALFEELDGLLLTGGVDVDPRLYGETPQPECGPIETERDRLELQLIRKAWEKDLPILAVCRGAQILNAAMGGTLYQDLPSELGLPPERHSRRDAESLLVHEVRTVPGTRISEWSGTQLGVNSLHHQAVKRLAPVFVPAAYSAEDDVLEGFEAPEKRFVIAVQWHPERLSTRQGEAARLFEEFVKACANE
- a CDS encoding Na/Pi cotransporter family protein, translated to MHGLITLAGGVALLVWGLYMVKSGILRTFGDSLRTWLSVRLTNRAKGFAAGFGLATLLQSSTASALLVAGLQQKGLVTTATALACVLGADLGSAFVVRLLSFDLSIAVPFLTILGVIPFVRRPDTRVGQFGRVLLGLAFVMMALKTIVAATEPVKESEVLLAALQTIGANPLLSGLLGAALAFVCFSSLAVVAVAAGAVTSGVIDPYAGLWVVAGANLGSALLASVSTAAGSPVARRAPTGNLVFRAAGVTIAGLLLYVFSEPLKGFVDSGAKLVDFHLLLNAAIGAAGLCVLGPVARLTDRLLPSDAAPELPAEVKLETPENLLAPVTALSAARSEVVITAERLLKFWRGLDTPLRTNPPAGILFAFHDDIDLLRRRCAAVEQFLNDLIKSVLTGEEARFWQNIHTANEGLSFALDVADEIVTELETKKCAEHCFFTPEGLEELLREHQRAAEGLEMLVRLLAGERPGAQADTPKRTASRRRALLARIRRNDATIYELTARHMKRVAEGRAGAVDTSALHVGLLALFRRFETATAMSAGEL
- a CDS encoding helix-turn-helix transcriptional regulator, yielding MSVDDLAPSSDTLIYLSILRRIPRARWISSTELRRQLSAAGIEMSPRRLQRYLKALSSSPDLGVECRTGSKPYGYRRTDTGNDTTFASLLPHEGLLLRLAREHLRYQLPRELTDALAPLFDAAIDATASRDEASRANAWLKKVSFVSSTVPMVPPDIKPRIFDVVSEALYKDVKLRIRYRNVRDEEREAAVSPLGLVQQDVRLYLVCRFEGYDDVRHLALHRLLDAEILDCPVDRPEGFDLDSYVAQRHFNYANRGKIRLILEFTSAETARNLKETPFVGQTSFETLPDGAWRVEAVVDDTVILDGWIAAWRERAGMRRVEKIPLETERPA